Proteins found in one bacterium genomic segment:
- a CDS encoding asparagine--tRNA ligase, with product MVESMLTAAIRDLKSLAGQTVRLRGWLHGKRAGGKVVFLLVRDGTGLCQCVVEGAVTDAFAKANEVTQESSMTVTGMVRLDERAPGGAELAVTGIEVLQLSKDYPISRKVHGIDFLMDHRHLWLRSPRPAAILRVRHTVIRAIRDFFDSNGFTLVDMPILVPGAGEDRQSLFPVDYFGEKLFLSQTGQLYLESACMSLGKVYCFGPTFRAEKSKTRRHLTEFWMVEPEIAFAELDEVVALAEDMICAIVAAVLEKNREDLAVLGRDVAALEKIVKPFPRITYTEAGDLLRGAPMRQKLEQELDQEKRRLQGLQSDLEAAEALLAKAKKGWQQEQQETRVRELREEVHECEQDILVRPEHIRLAQAFAWGEDLGGSDETIVSRQFDRPVFVTGYPRDAKAFYMKVSPDDPRTVRNFDLLAPEGYGEIIGGSQREEDSGVIEESMKSKGLRPEDYAWYLDLRRYGSVPHGGFGLGVERTLTWLCGLKHVRETIAFPRTMGRVYP from the coding sequence ATGGTGGAATCAATGTTAACAGCGGCCATCCGCGATTTAAAATCGCTGGCGGGGCAGACGGTGCGGTTGCGTGGATGGTTGCACGGGAAGCGGGCTGGAGGGAAAGTGGTCTTTTTGCTGGTGCGCGATGGGACCGGACTGTGTCAGTGTGTGGTAGAGGGGGCGGTGACGGACGCTTTTGCCAAAGCCAATGAGGTGACGCAGGAGTCTTCGATGACAGTAACCGGCATGGTCCGTCTGGATGAGCGCGCGCCGGGCGGGGCGGAACTGGCCGTCACGGGCATCGAGGTGCTTCAGCTCTCAAAGGATTACCCGATCAGCCGGAAGGTGCATGGAATTGATTTCCTGATGGATCACCGGCATTTGTGGCTCCGGTCCCCGCGGCCTGCCGCCATCTTGCGGGTGCGCCATACTGTGATCCGGGCGATTAGGGACTTCTTTGATTCAAATGGATTCACGCTGGTGGATATGCCGATCTTAGTGCCGGGTGCCGGTGAAGACCGGCAATCCCTGTTTCCTGTAGATTATTTTGGCGAGAAGCTGTTCCTGAGTCAGACGGGCCAGCTTTATCTCGAAAGCGCCTGTATGTCATTGGGGAAGGTCTATTGCTTCGGGCCGACGTTCCGTGCCGAGAAATCCAAAACGCGCCGGCACCTGACGGAGTTCTGGATGGTGGAGCCGGAAATCGCTTTTGCCGAGCTGGACGAGGTGGTGGCGCTGGCGGAGGATATGATTTGCGCCATTGTGGCGGCCGTTCTGGAAAAGAACCGGGAGGACCTGGCCGTGCTGGGGCGCGATGTGGCCGCTTTGGAGAAAATCGTGAAGCCGTTTCCGCGGATCACCTATACAGAGGCCGGTGACTTGTTAAGGGGGGCGCCCATGCGCCAGAAGTTGGAACAGGAACTGGATCAGGAAAAGCGGCGTCTGCAGGGGTTGCAGTCGGACCTGGAGGCGGCGGAGGCCTTGCTGGCCAAGGCAAAAAAGGGATGGCAGCAGGAGCAACAGGAAACGCGGGTCCGGGAACTCCGCGAGGAGGTGCATGAGTGTGAGCAGGATATCCTGGTCCGTCCTGAACATATCCGGTTGGCTCAGGCATTTGCCTGGGGGGAAGATCTGGGGGGGAGTGACGAGACGATTGTATCACGGCAATTCGACCGGCCGGTCTTCGTCACCGGTTATCCCCGCGACGCCAAGGCGTTCTATATGAAGGTGTCCCCGGATGACCCCCGCACCGTGCGGAACTTCGATCTGCTGGCCCCGGAGGGCTATGGTGAGATTATTGGCGGGAGCCAGCGGGAGGAGGATTCCGGTGTGATTGAGGAGAGTATGAAGTCCAAGGGTTTGCGGCCCGAGGATTATGCCTGGTATCTGGACCTCCGCCGCTATGGCAGTGTGCCGCATGGGGGATTTGGACTGGGAGTGGAGCGGACGCTGACCTGGTTGTGCGGGCTCAAGCATGTCCGCGAGACCATTGCGTTTCCGCGCACCATGGGCCGGGTCTATCCGTAA
- a CDS encoding TonB-dependent receptor: protein MRKRMIVAGLVWVGGLQGSGAASTNEVTQQQVVVTATRVAQPLVTVGSSLTVVDQAQLAARQCATVVDALREVPGLDVVQLGGAGGTVSTFIRGAASEQTLVLVDGVQLNDPAGLGRGADLSQMPLQNIERIEVLRGPQSPLYGADAIGGVINIITKKGAGPVGGEVSAEAGSFNTFNEKAAVRGGTSNYNYSVGVSRQDSDGISSAAEKNGNPEKDGYRRTELSSRLGWTPADEFEANVILRWNQADYGYDDFMNGRPVDGDNQGAYDLLSLYGEGKGKLLNGQWRPRVGGSWVSQSREDTSSIGNSTFDSLLQKLEWQNDLYMGDANIVTAGIEAQQEAAESTYESYGYVDQFERQTARHQSAYAQDILTTGPLTTTAGGRVDSYDSFGTESTWRLAPSYAVATTGTRFKGSYGTGFKAPSLFQLYSSYGSPELNPESSQGWDAGVEQEIEGDRFLVGVTYFENQFDNLIDYDFVTMKYGNVNQAEAHGVEAFVTAMLVKDLSVRAAYTYTDTENKLTGEQLLRRPRNKASLDTTYDVTVKLKGTVSVIYVGERMDEDFATYMATPLDGYVLVNLYASYDVRKNMTLFGRLENLFDEEYEPAIGYGSPGRAGYGGVKVTF, encoded by the coding sequence ATGAGAAAACGGATGATAGTGGCGGGATTGGTGTGGGTGGGCGGGTTGCAAGGGAGTGGGGCGGCGTCAACGAACGAGGTGACGCAACAGCAGGTGGTCGTTACGGCGACCCGGGTGGCACAGCCCCTGGTGACCGTCGGAAGTTCGCTGACGGTGGTGGATCAGGCCCAACTGGCGGCGCGGCAATGTGCCACGGTGGTGGATGCCTTACGGGAAGTGCCCGGACTGGATGTGGTTCAGTTGGGCGGTGCCGGAGGGACCGTGTCGACGTTTATCCGTGGCGCGGCCTCAGAACAGACACTGGTCCTGGTGGATGGCGTGCAGCTCAACGATCCGGCCGGGTTGGGCCGTGGGGCTGACCTGTCCCAAATGCCGCTTCAGAATATTGAGCGCATTGAAGTATTGAGGGGACCACAGAGCCCGCTCTATGGGGCTGATGCGATTGGCGGGGTGATTAATATCATCACCAAAAAAGGGGCGGGGCCAGTAGGGGGCGAGGTGTCTGCAGAGGCGGGCTCGTTCAATACCTTTAACGAGAAGGCGGCCGTCCGGGGCGGCACCTCGAACTATAATTACTCGGTGGGGGTGTCCCGCCAGGACTCGGATGGCATTTCCAGTGCCGCCGAGAAGAATGGAAACCCCGAGAAGGATGGGTATCGACGCACTGAACTGTCAAGCCGGTTGGGGTGGACTCCGGCGGATGAATTCGAGGCCAATGTAATCCTGCGCTGGAATCAGGCGGACTATGGATACGATGATTTCATGAATGGCCGGCCGGTGGATGGCGACAATCAGGGCGCCTATGATTTGTTGTCGCTCTATGGGGAGGGGAAAGGAAAGTTGCTGAATGGGCAATGGCGTCCGCGCGTGGGCGGGTCATGGGTCAGTCAAAGCCGTGAGGATACTTCTTCGATCGGGAATTCGACGTTCGACAGCCTGCTTCAGAAGCTTGAATGGCAGAATGATCTCTACATGGGCGATGCGAATATTGTCACGGCCGGGATTGAGGCCCAGCAGGAAGCGGCGGAGTCAACGTATGAGTCGTATGGTTATGTGGATCAGTTTGAACGCCAGACGGCGCGTCACCAAAGTGCCTATGCGCAGGATATCCTCACCACCGGACCTCTGACCACCACCGCGGGGGGGCGCGTGGACAGCTATGATTCGTTCGGGACCGAAAGCACCTGGCGTCTGGCCCCATCGTATGCGGTCGCCACCACGGGGACTCGTTTCAAGGGGTCTTACGGCACCGGCTTCAAGGCGCCATCCCTGTTTCAGCTGTATTCATCCTACGGAAGTCCGGAGTTGAACCCGGAGAGCAGTCAGGGGTGGGATGCCGGTGTGGAGCAGGAAATAGAGGGGGACCGGTTTCTCGTGGGGGTCACCTATTTCGAGAATCAGTTTGATAACCTGATTGACTACGACTTCGTTACCATGAAATACGGGAATGTTAATCAGGCTGAAGCCCATGGGGTTGAAGCTTTTGTGACTGCGATGCTGGTGAAAGATCTGTCTGTGAGGGCGGCATATACTTACACTGATACAGAAAACAAGCTCACCGGGGAGCAGCTGTTGCGCCGGCCTCGGAATAAAGCCTCCCTCGACACCACTTATGACGTTACCGTTAAACTTAAGGGTACGGTGAGCGTGATTTATGTGGGGGAGCGGATGGATGAGGATTTTGCAACGTATATGGCAACCCCCCTGGATGGGTATGTGTTGGTGAACCTTTACGCTTCGTATGACGTTCGTAAGAATATGACCCTGTTCGGCCGGCTGGAAAACCTGTTTGACGAGGAGTACGAACCGGCCATTGGCTATGGGAGCCCTGGTCGCGCCGGCTACGGGGGCGTCAAAGTGACCTTCTAA
- a CDS encoding TonB family protein: MTALNQNLSPLSCPTLRRAFIIALLLHAFAGVIMLTAVCYWPVARMRPVPVGLELDVTESVASQIPSSEPAVLEQALAVIPAEPRSAPAPGEPPTRASMVPDPRVQGPDQTARWVPVMPEILVRTAATGGGAAAASPVGEARGGGRPIALSEILPQYPYGARVRGEAGRVTVQVRVSAKGAVDAAEVVSGSGHPVLDASAVAATKAARFKPAEQDGKPVSSGMNLQFEFRLEER, from the coding sequence GTGACTGCACTAAATCAGAACCTCAGCCCGTTGTCATGCCCGACACTCCGTCGGGCGTTTATCATTGCGCTTCTGCTGCATGCGTTTGCGGGGGTGATAATGCTAACGGCAGTATGCTATTGGCCGGTGGCCCGCATGAGGCCAGTTCCTGTCGGCCTGGAATTGGATGTCACTGAGTCTGTGGCTTCTCAAATCCCGTCCTCTGAGCCAGCGGTTCTGGAACAAGCCCTGGCGGTAATTCCTGCCGAACCACGGTCAGCGCCGGCGCCCGGAGAGCCCCCGACCCGGGCTTCGATGGTCCCTGACCCCCGGGTCCAGGGCCCGGACCAGACGGCCCGGTGGGTGCCGGTCATGCCGGAGATTCTGGTTAGGACCGCCGCAACCGGGGGTGGGGCCGCAGCCGCTAGCCCGGTGGGTGAGGCCAGAGGAGGGGGACGGCCTATCGCGCTTTCTGAAATACTACCTCAATACCCTTATGGGGCCAGGGTGCGTGGTGAGGCCGGTCGGGTGACCGTGCAGGTGCGGGTGAGTGCCAAAGGCGCAGTGGACGCCGCAGAGGTGGTGTCGGGCAGTGGGCATCCGGTGCTGGATGCCTCTGCGGTGGCCGCAACCAAAGCCGCTCGCTTCAAACCTGCGGAACAGGACGGCAAACCGGTTTCTTCTGGCATGAATCTACAATTTGAATTCCGGCTTGAAGAACGGTAG
- a CDS encoding Smr/MutS family protein gives MTQKSKKEACPAAMTIGGRVWVERLKDHGTIVSLSDDGRRAEVELGKVRFNLERSCLAAGREKAKVRGRRDAVMPTVRRPAVAREIDMHGLRVEEMLVRLDHFLNDALLGHADEVRVIHGHGSGALKKALHQRLKEMGIRHFRLGEPGQTPGGDGVTIISL, from the coding sequence ATGACGCAGAAGTCCAAAAAAGAGGCGTGTCCGGCGGCCATGACGATTGGCGGTCGTGTATGGGTTGAACGGTTGAAAGATCACGGGACGATTGTGTCATTAAGTGATGATGGGCGCAGAGCGGAAGTTGAACTCGGCAAGGTGCGATTCAATCTTGAGCGTTCCTGCTTGGCTGCCGGTCGGGAAAAAGCGAAAGTGCGCGGGCGGCGGGATGCCGTTATGCCGACCGTCCGGCGTCCTGCTGTGGCGCGCGAAATTGATATGCACGGCCTGAGGGTTGAAGAGATGCTTGTGCGGTTGGATCATTTCCTGAACGACGCTCTGTTAGGCCATGCGGATGAGGTGCGTGTGATTCACGGACATGGCTCTGGCGCCCTGAAGAAAGCCCTGCATCAGCGTCTCAAGGAAATGGGAATCCGTCATTTCCGGCTGGGCGAACCCGGCCAAACCCCCGGTGGCGATGGTGTGACGATTATCTCGCTGTAG
- a CDS encoding putative toxin-antitoxin system toxin component, PIN family — protein MKIILDTNVFISGVFFSGVPHAILDAWRQNKITLVLSEEILEEYRRVGDELARTFPAVDPRPALDLVAIHAKIVEAPPLSVPVCTDPDDDKFLACAIASNTKIITSGDKALLRTSGYAGIEVMTPRAFVDRYLSTAP, from the coding sequence ATGAAGATTATCCTGGATACAAACGTATTTATCTCGGGGGTGTTTTTTTCCGGCGTGCCGCACGCCATTCTGGATGCCTGGCGCCAGAATAAAATCACTCTGGTCTTGTCCGAAGAAATCCTTGAAGAATACCGTCGTGTCGGAGATGAACTTGCGCGGACATTTCCCGCTGTTGATCCCCGTCCAGCTCTGGATTTGGTAGCCATCCATGCCAAGATTGTCGAGGCGCCACCGTTGTCGGTTCCGGTTTGTACGGATCCCGATGATGACAAGTTTCTGGCCTGTGCCATCGCCAGTAACACGAAGATCATCACAAGCGGCGACAAAGCACTTCTCCGCACATCCGGATATGCCGGTATTGAGGTCATGACGCCCCGGGCTTTCGTTGATCGTTATCTGTCAACGGCGCCATAA
- a CDS encoding AbrB/MazE/SpoVT family DNA-binding domain-containing protein, translated as MNTFATTRMSSKGQIVIPEDVRKRLGLETGAQFLVVGENDVVILKTIAMPSMNEFDGIISRARQQARSSGMKPADVTAAITKVRSRG; from the coding sequence ATGAATACATTTGCAACAACACGCATGTCATCCAAGGGTCAAATTGTGATTCCAGAAGATGTCCGCAAGCGTCTCGGTCTTGAAACCGGGGCACAATTCCTCGTTGTCGGCGAAAATGACGTCGTCATTCTCAAGACCATCGCGATGCCGTCCATGAATGAGTTTGACGGGATTATCAGCCGTGCCAGACAACAGGCCAGAAGCAGCGGAATGAAGCCCGCTGATGTCACGGCAGCAATCACCAAAGTCCGGAGTCGTGGATGA
- a CDS encoding Gfo/Idh/MocA family oxidoreductase has protein sequence MSALRFGIVGLGAIGEKHARGLAGTASRDCVLGAVACANAENADRLSRELGVPGFHSAESLFASGTCDAVILATPHFLHPPLAIQAARAGLHVLSEKPLGVTVGPAREAAAACRKHKVALGVMFQQRLRPAVKRMRQLLATGKVGELVRVEATCSSWTRTQAYYAVSPWRGTWNGEGGGVLMNQAPHTLDLFIALGGMPTSVYARLATRIHKIEVENTAEMLYGYENAGKFGHLYVTTAQAPGVEHLLLVGEKASLELGQEGLRMARLPKSLHEHLLHSPQAGSEAGLLNAAWEPVVCDAERDDYHIQVAHAFARHVLKGAPMVADADDGIRQVEMTNAAYLSGHLNRPVTFPIHGVTVERLLSKRIDRSSRSGQGLHATAMAAMRELKRREYNRY, from the coding sequence ATGAGTGCATTACGTTTCGGCATTGTTGGGCTGGGAGCCATTGGAGAAAAACACGCGCGGGGTTTGGCGGGTACCGCTTCACGGGATTGCGTGCTTGGGGCCGTAGCCTGCGCCAATGCGGAAAATGCCGACCGGTTGAGCCGTGAATTAGGGGTTCCGGGGTTTCACAGTGCGGAGTCGTTGTTTGCTTCGGGTACGTGTGATGCGGTGATCTTGGCCACTCCCCATTTCCTGCACCCCCCGTTGGCGATTCAGGCGGCGCGGGCCGGGCTGCATGTCCTTTCCGAAAAACCGCTCGGGGTCACTGTGGGGCCGGCGCGGGAGGCGGCTGCCGCCTGCCGGAAACATAAGGTCGCGCTCGGGGTGATGTTCCAGCAGCGCTTGCGGCCAGCCGTAAAACGCATGCGCCAGTTATTGGCGACTGGAAAAGTCGGAGAACTCGTCCGAGTTGAGGCAACCTGCTCCTCCTGGACACGCACTCAGGCTTACTATGCTGTCAGTCCCTGGCGTGGAACATGGAATGGGGAAGGTGGGGGTGTGCTGATGAATCAGGCTCCGCATACGCTTGACCTGTTTATTGCTCTGGGGGGAATGCCCACGTCTGTGTATGCACGTCTTGCCACCCGGATTCACAAGATTGAGGTGGAGAATACCGCCGAGATGTTGTATGGTTATGAGAATGCCGGTAAATTCGGCCATTTATATGTGACCACCGCCCAGGCGCCGGGTGTAGAACATTTATTGCTGGTTGGCGAGAAAGCCTCGCTCGAATTAGGGCAGGAAGGATTACGGATGGCCCGACTTCCCAAGTCATTACATGAGCACTTGTTGCATTCTCCTCAGGCAGGTAGCGAAGCCGGGTTGCTGAATGCCGCATGGGAGCCTGTTGTTTGTGATGCAGAACGTGATGATTATCATATCCAGGTTGCACACGCCTTTGCACGGCATGTGCTCAAAGGGGCGCCGATGGTGGCCGATGCTGATGATGGCATTCGCCAGGTAGAGATGACAAATGCGGCCTACCTGTCAGGACATCTGAATCGGCCTGTAACATTTCCCATTCACGGGGTCACTGTTGAGCGGTTGTTGTCTAAAAGGATTGATCGATCCAGTCGAAGCGGCCAAGGGTTACATGCTACTGCGATGGCCGCTATGCGCGAATTGAAACGGAGGGAATACAATAGATATTGA
- a CDS encoding choice-of-anchor Q domain-containing protein, with protein sequence MFSGLLCSASAATTRTVGVGGAAPNYATIASAVAAAADNDIISIETNIQTECGISIGTSGIHLTITGKGVANTILQGAASRYAATNGIFKVAVAGGRVTFQNMTIQYGCLTNNYSGGGYCGAAIGSMNQNAAGSSIVVSNCALLWNDCVTTNSATTFLGGAICQINSCSSNSIAVVSCLLASNSVTGLGAGQGGAICVGDGSLRVDGSTIMGNSVCGVNGSSGFGGAIALRGGTVGVSVNSIMNSTLYNNTSVTKGGGIWSQAAPTCTIYNCTIFLNAATGTTSYGGGVNNSAGSMLFSSSIVASNTDSLSQDIYVSGATAILTNCLFEKLSSYTSVVTNNCIKGADPKLLAMTYNGGPTPTMALAWDSPCTNQGVNPLGLSYDQRGYPYDRAHGSAPDIGAYEYGAGVVLSSGGMLLIVK encoded by the coding sequence ATGTTCTCGGGACTGCTGTGCTCCGCATCAGCGGCGACGACGCGGACGGTTGGAGTGGGCGGTGCGGCGCCGAACTATGCGACGATTGCCAGCGCCGTCGCGGCTGCCGCAGATAACGATATTATTAGCATTGAGACCAACATTCAGACGGAATGTGGTATCTCTATCGGCACATCAGGGATTCACCTCACCATCACAGGCAAAGGAGTTGCCAATACCATATTGCAGGGCGCGGCAAGCCGCTATGCGGCAACCAACGGAATCTTCAAAGTGGCTGTAGCAGGCGGGCGGGTCACATTCCAGAACATGACGATCCAATACGGTTGCTTAACCAACAACTACTCAGGTGGTGGGTATTGCGGTGCAGCCATAGGGAGTATGAATCAAAACGCGGCGGGATCATCGATCGTTGTGTCGAACTGTGCGTTGCTCTGGAACGACTGCGTAACCACAAATAGCGCAACTACTTTCCTAGGTGGCGCTATATGCCAGATCAACAGTTGCAGTAGCAATAGTATCGCCGTCGTGAGTTGCCTGCTTGCCAGTAATTCAGTGACGGGGCTCGGCGCTGGACAGGGCGGTGCCATCTGTGTTGGCGATGGATCATTGCGGGTTGACGGTTCAACCATCATGGGAAACAGTGTATGCGGCGTAAATGGTTCAAGCGGTTTTGGCGGGGCTATTGCCCTTAGGGGCGGCACCGTAGGGGTTAGCGTGAATTCGATCATGAACTCCACCCTATACAACAACACGTCCGTTACTAAGGGAGGGGGGATTTGGTCGCAAGCAGCCCCGACATGTACGATCTACAATTGCACGATCTTTCTCAATGCTGCAACCGGTACAACTTCCTATGGTGGAGGCGTCAATAATTCCGCAGGCAGTATGTTGTTTTCAAGCAGTATCGTGGCCAGTAATACTGATTCTTTAAGCCAGGATATCTATGTTAGTGGCGCGACAGCCATATTGACGAACTGCCTCTTCGAAAAGTTAAGCAGTTACACGTCTGTCGTAACTAATAATTGCATCAAAGGGGCGGACCCCAAGCTCCTGGCAATGACTTATAATGGCGGGCCAACGCCAACAATGGCGCTGGCATGGGACAGCCCGTGTACAAACCAGGGTGTCAATCCATTGGGGCTATCCTATGACCAGCGCGGCTATCCCTATGACCGGGCGCATGGTTCTGCCCCAGATATCGGCGCTTATGAGTATGGAGCCGGTGTGGTGCTGTCCTCCGGCGGCATGTTGCTGATCGTGAAGTAA
- a CDS encoding zinc-binding alcohol dehydrogenase produces the protein MAALMGDGRIGLISQQIPECRPGMVLVEVYASLVSPGTELAGWRGLTAQRENPQSGAVPQPFGYSNTGVVIALGSGVKSLKVGDRVACIGAGYAQHADYVVVPHNLCVLLPSSVTMAQGTYGMLAATGLHAVRRAEAEIGENTAVAGLGLVGQLTARLFQIAGHFVIGWDTVPLRCKIAKRWGIDATADPRKADLVAETRAFTGGMGLDAAVVAFGGDANAAMKNIEASMKISPDAHPMGRVIMVGNPQFQYTGSMTNIDIRRASRTGPGYHDPVWEKGADYPSVFMRWTTRTNLALCLRLIAEGRLNVDVLTTHTVPLQDVEKRIAAMLGKPDDILGVVFEMRRERR, from the coding sequence ATGGCGGCTCTAATGGGTGACGGACGGATTGGCCTGATTTCGCAACAGATTCCGGAATGTCGCCCTGGTATGGTGCTGGTCGAGGTTTACGCTTCACTGGTGAGTCCTGGTACGGAGCTGGCCGGTTGGCGCGGGCTCACGGCCCAGCGTGAGAATCCTCAGTCGGGAGCCGTGCCGCAGCCGTTCGGGTATTCAAATACGGGTGTGGTAATAGCGCTGGGCTCAGGTGTTAAATCGCTTAAGGTGGGAGACCGGGTGGCCTGTATCGGGGCTGGCTATGCACAGCACGCCGATTATGTCGTGGTTCCTCACAATCTCTGCGTGCTACTGCCGTCTTCGGTCACAATGGCCCAGGGCACCTACGGTATGCTGGCGGCGACAGGATTGCATGCTGTCCGCCGTGCCGAGGCTGAAATCGGCGAGAATACGGCTGTGGCAGGGTTGGGCCTGGTAGGGCAACTCACCGCCCGGTTGTTCCAGATTGCGGGACATTTCGTCATTGGGTGGGACACGGTCCCTCTGCGATGCAAGATTGCCAAACGATGGGGGATTGACGCGACGGCGGATCCTCGAAAGGCTGACTTGGTGGCTGAAACCAGGGCTTTCACGGGTGGCATGGGTTTGGATGCTGCCGTCGTGGCGTTCGGCGGCGATGCCAATGCCGCCATGAAAAATATCGAGGCATCCATGAAGATCTCACCCGATGCGCATCCCATGGGAAGGGTGATCATGGTGGGCAATCCGCAGTTTCAATACACCGGATCGATGACCAACATCGACATCCGGCGCGCCTCGCGGACAGGACCCGGCTACCATGATCCCGTCTGGGAGAAGGGCGCGGACTACCCTTCTGTATTTATGCGATGGACTACGCGCACAAATTTGGCGCTCTGCCTGCGTTTAATCGCCGAGGGCCGGTTGAATGTGGATGTGCTGACCACCCATACGGTTCCATTGCAGGATGTGGAGAAACGAATTGCGGCTATGTTGGGCAAGCCTGATGACATTCTCGGGGTCGTGTTCGAAATGCGCAGGGAACGAAGATGA
- a CDS encoding sugar phosphate isomerase/epimerase, whose amino-acid sequence MKTILFSKMLKEKSITELSELAQSIGLDGYDLCVRPGYAVSPDNAATALPEAVAFMRKQGLDIPMITGNFDLLEPSHPTALPLLSAMDKAGIRLLKLGYFLFKPETLDYLKEVDRIRRIFESWQPLARKYGVKICYHTHSDRCMGLNAGAIMHLLDGFDPACIGAYIDPGHFVVEGEAFDSALAMVRSHLAIVATKDVRLERVAKNGHGSIKSHWVPAGEGMVDWTAVFSELRVVNYNGPVSIHCEFEVSPAEFLPAVRREVEFFNRFCRATKT is encoded by the coding sequence ATGAAGACCATTCTGTTCTCCAAGATGTTGAAAGAGAAAAGCATCACGGAACTATCGGAACTGGCCCAATCGATCGGGTTGGACGGCTATGACCTTTGTGTCCGCCCCGGCTATGCGGTGTCTCCTGATAATGCTGCCACGGCACTTCCTGAGGCTGTAGCGTTTATGCGGAAGCAGGGCTTGGATATCCCCATGATCACGGGTAACTTTGACCTCTTGGAGCCGAGCCATCCCACGGCTCTACCTCTGCTTAGTGCCATGGACAAGGCCGGAATCCGATTACTCAAACTGGGCTATTTTCTTTTCAAGCCGGAGACGCTTGACTACTTGAAGGAAGTGGATCGTATCCGTCGCATTTTCGAGTCTTGGCAGCCACTGGCCCGGAAATATGGGGTGAAAATCTGCTACCATACCCATAGTGACCGCTGTATGGGGCTCAATGCTGGCGCTATCATGCACTTGCTTGACGGGTTCGATCCTGCCTGTATCGGCGCCTATATCGATCCGGGCCATTTCGTGGTGGAGGGCGAGGCGTTTGATAGTGCTTTGGCCATGGTGCGCTCCCACCTGGCCATTGTCGCGACCAAGGATGTGCGACTGGAACGCGTTGCGAAAAATGGACATGGTTCGATCAAGAGCCACTGGGTCCCTGCAGGCGAAGGAATGGTCGACTGGACGGCTGTATTCTCGGAACTCCGGGTGGTCAACTACAATGGCCCTGTTTCCATTCATTGCGAGTTTGAAGTCTCCCCGGCTGAATTCTTGCCCGCCGTACGGCGTGAAGTGGAATTCTTCAACAGGTTTTGTCGGGCTACAAAAACTTAA
- a CDS encoding uroporphyrinogen decarboxylase family protein, translating into MEFSPSVYEHCARLIDHTPWEVSRDADLLYAGQAAAFRLYRHQPVVVGVDIYNLEAEAYGAVVENPEGNGIPAISQHPCVDIVDLARLKPFDPEQAGRIPIVLSVAQRLRVAFPDADVRVPVAGPFSIASNLVGFNTLLCAVLDDPPATAQALSGLVAGQLAFCKTIQRCGLNIAFFESAAAPPLLSPEQFSAVEAPALRALLVGAAKVLGHPVPCVVGGDTLPILEQILATGTNYVVCPFETDQPAFMKAMGHYPEVMVRINMSPSIVSGGTVPQIQAEVDRVRRLAAGRHHVSLGTGALPYETPSGNVRQIAEYVRCNIVS; encoded by the coding sequence GTGGAGTTCTCTCCCTCTGTTTACGAGCATTGCGCACGGCTTATTGATCATACTCCGTGGGAGGTCTCCCGTGATGCGGATCTCCTTTATGCAGGGCAGGCTGCGGCGTTCCGCCTCTATCGGCACCAGCCGGTGGTTGTCGGTGTGGACATCTACAATCTTGAGGCTGAGGCCTATGGTGCCGTGGTGGAAAATCCGGAGGGCAATGGGATTCCTGCCATCAGTCAGCATCCCTGTGTGGATATCGTTGACCTGGCACGCCTCAAACCATTTGACCCCGAGCAAGCCGGTCGCATTCCGATAGTGCTGTCAGTGGCTCAACGTCTGCGTGTGGCCTTCCCCGACGCGGATGTACGCGTGCCGGTGGCTGGTCCGTTCTCCATTGCGTCCAACCTGGTTGGGTTTAACACCCTGCTTTGCGCCGTGCTGGACGATCCCCCCGCAACCGCACAGGCGCTATCGGGATTGGTGGCCGGGCAGCTGGCTTTTTGCAAAACTATCCAGCGGTGCGGCCTGAATATTGCTTTTTTCGAGTCGGCTGCCGCACCGCCGTTGCTTTCGCCAGAGCAGTTTTCGGCGGTTGAGGCGCCGGCGCTACGCGCGTTGCTGGTTGGGGCGGCGAAGGTATTGGGCCATCCCGTGCCTTGCGTGGTGGGGGGGGATACGCTGCCCATACTCGAACAGATCCTGGCCACTGGAACGAATTACGTGGTCTGTCCGTTTGAAACAGATCAACCGGCCTTTATGAAGGCCATGGGGCACTATCCGGAGGTCATGGTGCGCATCAATATGTCGCCATCAATTGTTTCAGGAGGAACGGTGCCACAGATTCAGGCCGAAGTCGATCGGGTGCGCCGGTTGGCGGCTGGCCGACATCACGTCTCCCTTGGGACTGGTGCACTCCCTTATGAAACGCCTTCCGGAAATGTCCGGCAGATCGCTGAATATGTCCGCTGTAATATAGTATCATAG